A genomic window from Corallincola holothuriorum includes:
- the cspD gene encoding cold shock domain-containing protein CspD, which produces MATGTVKWFNNAKGFGFIVPDEGGEDIFAHYSTIEMEGYRTLKAGQPVEFELHEGPKGMHAHDIKVPDASK; this is translated from the coding sequence ATGGCAACGGGTACAGTTAAGTGGTTCAACAACGCTAAGGGCTTTGGTTTTATCGTTCCTGATGAAGGGGGTGAAGATATTTTCGCTCACTATTCAACGATTGAAATGGAAGGCTACCGCACGCTTAAAGCCGGGCAACCGGTAGAGTTTGAACTTCACGAAGGTCCGAAAGGCATGCATGCCCACGACATAAAAGTACCGGATGCCTCTAAGTAG
- the clpS gene encoding ATP-dependent Clp protease adapter ClpS — protein MAKQDELEQHHGLEVAPAKPKVQPPPMYKVILNNDDYTPMDFVVEVLQTFFNLTAEQATEVMLSVHYKGKGVCGVFTAEIAETKVAQVNSYARQHEHPLLCSMEKA, from the coding sequence ATGGCTAAGCAAGACGAGCTAGAGCAGCATCACGGTTTAGAGGTGGCACCGGCAAAACCGAAAGTACAGCCGCCGCCGATGTACAAAGTGATACTGAACAACGATGACTACACCCCGATGGATTTCGTTGTAGAGGTTTTACAAACGTTTTTTAATTTAACTGCCGAGCAGGCCACGGAAGTGATGCTGTCGGTACATTATAAAGGTAAAGGGGTTTGTGGGGTGTTTACTGCTGAGATAGCAGAGACCAAAGTGGCACAAGTGAATAGTTATGCCAGACAGCATGAGCACCCGTTGCTATGCTCTATGGAGAAGGCTTAG
- the clpA gene encoding ATP-dependent Clp protease ATP-binding subunit ClpA yields MLNKDLEISLNGAFREARENRHEFMTVEHLLLALLDNPAASEALSACGVGLDKLRTELTRFIAETTPLIPEHDNERETQPTLGFQRVLQRAVFHVQSSGASEVSGANVLVAIFSEQESQAVYLLKKEDVSRLDVVNFISHGISKVDQHSGPEQPQLDQEREGEGESASEDNRLESFCTNLNKLAEDGSIDPLIGRDQELERTIQVLCRRRKNNPLLVGEAGVGKTAIAEGLAFRIVEGSVPEVIEKSTIYSLDMGALLAGTKYRGDFEKRFKNVLKELRKDPGAILFIDEIHTIIGAGAASGGMMDASNLIKPLLSGGSLRCIGSTTYQEFRGVFEKDRALVRRFQKIDVLEPSVAETTKILKGLKSRYEEHHGVRYTVSSLKAAAELSAKYINERHLPDKAIDVIDEAGARLRLAPQGKRKKTISVHDIEDVVARIARIPQKTINRSDKDLLKNLDKNLKMVVFGQDEAIDVLSESIKLARAGLGNEQKPVGSFLFAGPTGVGKTEVTQQLSKAMGVELVRFDMSEYMERHAVSRLIGAPPGYVGYDQGGLLTDAVLKHPHCVVLLDEIEKAHQDVYNLLLQVMDNGTLTDNNGRKADFRNVILVMTTNAGVRETERKSMGFKEQDRSFDALSEIKRIFTPEFRNRLDSVVWFNHLDELVIQQVVDKFIVELQAQLDDKRVSLEVSEEARLWLAKKGYDKAMGARPMARLIQEQLKKPLASQLLFGELADGGSVKVTVEDDELNIDYHCQDETCLA; encoded by the coding sequence ATGTTGAATAAAGACCTCGAGATATCCCTGAACGGTGCCTTCCGCGAAGCGCGTGAAAATCGCCATGAATTTATGACCGTTGAACATTTGCTGTTGGCGTTGCTCGATAACCCAGCAGCCTCCGAGGCCCTGTCTGCTTGTGGCGTAGGTTTAGATAAGCTCCGCACTGAGCTGACCCGCTTTATTGCCGAGACAACGCCACTGATCCCTGAACATGACAACGAGCGGGAAACTCAGCCTACCTTGGGTTTTCAGCGTGTACTGCAGCGTGCGGTATTTCATGTTCAGAGCTCTGGTGCCAGCGAGGTCAGCGGTGCCAATGTATTGGTCGCTATTTTCTCAGAACAGGAATCCCAAGCGGTTTACCTGTTGAAAAAAGAAGATGTCAGTCGCCTTGATGTGGTTAATTTCATCTCTCACGGTATTAGCAAGGTCGACCAGCACAGCGGCCCTGAGCAACCGCAATTAGATCAAGAGAGAGAAGGTGAGGGCGAGAGCGCCAGCGAAGATAATCGCCTGGAAAGCTTCTGCACTAACCTTAATAAGCTGGCTGAAGATGGCAGCATAGATCCATTGATCGGGCGCGACCAAGAGTTAGAGCGGACGATCCAAGTGCTGTGCCGTCGCCGCAAGAATAATCCATTGCTGGTGGGCGAGGCGGGCGTAGGTAAGACTGCCATTGCTGAAGGGCTTGCATTCCGCATCGTCGAAGGCAGCGTACCGGAAGTTATCGAAAAAAGTACTATCTATTCGCTGGATATGGGTGCCTTGTTAGCTGGCACCAAATACCGTGGTGACTTTGAGAAGCGTTTTAAGAATGTGCTGAAAGAGCTGCGTAAGGACCCTGGTGCGATTCTGTTCATCGATGAGATACATACCATCATCGGTGCAGGAGCTGCCTCAGGCGGCATGATGGACGCCTCTAACCTGATAAAACCCCTGCTGTCTGGTGGTAGCCTTCGTTGTATTGGTTCTACAACCTATCAAGAGTTTCGTGGGGTATTTGAAAAAGACCGCGCTTTAGTACGTCGTTTCCAAAAAATTGATGTGCTGGAACCTAGCGTTGCCGAAACCACCAAGATCCTCAAGGGACTTAAGTCTCGTTATGAAGAACACCATGGCGTTCGGTATACGGTCAGCTCGTTGAAGGCGGCGGCAGAGCTATCCGCCAAGTATATAAATGAGCGCCATTTGCCGGACAAAGCCATTGATGTCATTGATGAGGCTGGTGCGCGTTTACGTTTAGCACCGCAAGGCAAGCGGAAGAAAACCATCAGTGTGCATGACATCGAAGATGTGGTGGCACGTATTGCCCGTATCCCCCAAAAAACCATCAACCGTTCAGACAAAGATCTGCTGAAGAATTTGGATAAGAACCTGAAGATGGTGGTGTTTGGTCAGGATGAAGCGATAGATGTGCTGTCTGAGTCGATCAAACTCGCCCGTGCTGGATTAGGTAATGAGCAGAAACCTGTGGGTAGCTTCTTATTTGCCGGGCCAACAGGAGTGGGTAAGACGGAAGTTACGCAGCAGCTCAGTAAAGCCATGGGTGTCGAGCTTGTGCGCTTTGATATGTCTGAGTACATGGAGCGTCATGCCGTCAGCCGTTTGATTGGTGCGCCTCCTGGCTATGTTGGTTATGACCAAGGTGGCTTGCTGACTGATGCCGTTCTCAAGCACCCCCATTGTGTGGTTTTGCTGGATGAGATCGAAAAAGCCCATCAAGACGTTTACAACTTGCTATTGCAGGTGATGGACAATGGCACGCTCACCGACAATAACGGTCGCAAGGCGGATTTTCGCAACGTGATATTGGTGATGACTACCAACGCCGGCGTTCGTGAAACTGAACGCAAGTCGATGGGCTTTAAAGAGCAGGATCGTAGCTTTGATGCGCTGTCAGAGATTAAACGCATTTTCACACCTGAATTTAGGAACCGTTTGGACAGTGTGGTTTGGTTTAATCATTTAGATGAGCTGGTGATCCAGCAGGTGGTCGATAAGTTTATTGTCGAACTGCAAGCACAGCTGGATGACAAACGGGTGTCGTTGGAGGTGAGCGAAGAAGCGCGGTTATGGTTGGCTAAAAAAGGCTATGACAAGGCGATGGGCGCACGTCCGATGGCACGTTTGATCCAGGAACAGTTGAAAAAGCCGCTGGCTTCGCAGCTGTTATTTGGCGAGCTTGCTGATGGTGGTAGCGTTAAAGTCACTGTTGAAGATGATGAGTTAAACATCGACTATCACTGTCAAGACGAAACCTGCTTGGCATAA
- the infA gene encoding translation initiation factor IF-1 gives MAKEDNIEMQGTVLDTLPNTMFRVELENGHVVTAHISGKMRKNYIRILTGDKVTVQLTPYDLSKGRIVFRAR, from the coding sequence ATGGCGAAAGAAGACAATATTGAAATGCAGGGCACTGTGCTGGATACACTTCCAAACACCATGTTCCGTGTAGAATTGGAAAACGGGCATGTAGTGACTGCACACATCAGCGGTAAAATGCGCAAAAACTACATCCGTATTTTAACGGGTGACAAAGTAACTGTGCAGCTGACCCCATACGACTTATCAAAAGGCCGTATCGTCTTCCGCGCCCGTTAA
- a CDS encoding arginyltransferase, which translates to MSDSVSIRLGITQVVPCQYLEGEFERLVIMDPEEEHDDFRYRHLLSHGFRRCGDSLYAPHCPECNACQPIRLPVTSFVASRSQRRTEKLGKQHLTTVVSREIDRQEVFPLYCRYVETRHAEGSMNPVSYEQYENFLFSRWHSPLFVQFYDQEELVAVAVTDTLEDSLSAVYTFYDPDYSKLSLGTYAILRQLELAKSQQKPFLYLGFQIDDCPAMSYKIRYKPYQILQNGQWHQHE; encoded by the coding sequence ATGTCGGACTCAGTTAGTATTCGTTTAGGCATCACCCAAGTGGTTCCCTGCCAGTATTTAGAGGGAGAGTTTGAGCGACTAGTCATTATGGATCCTGAAGAGGAACATGATGATTTCAGATATCGCCATCTACTTTCACACGGCTTTCGGCGCTGTGGCGACAGTCTATATGCCCCGCACTGTCCAGAATGTAATGCATGCCAGCCGATACGATTACCGGTCACGAGTTTTGTCGCAAGTCGAAGTCAGCGACGCACGGAAAAACTTGGCAAGCAACATCTGACTACGGTTGTCAGCAGAGAAATTGACCGACAAGAAGTGTTCCCTCTCTACTGCCGTTATGTCGAAACCCGGCATGCAGAAGGCAGCATGAATCCTGTCAGTTACGAACAATATGAGAATTTTCTTTTTAGCCGCTGGCACTCCCCTCTTTTCGTGCAGTTTTATGATCAAGAAGAATTAGTGGCTGTGGCGGTTACTGACACCCTTGAAGACAGTCTTTCTGCTGTTTACACTTTTTATGACCCAGACTATTCCAAGCTATCTCTGGGAACCTATGCCATACTGCGGCAACTGGAATTAGCCAAGTCACAACAAAAGCCTTTTCTCTATCTGGGTTTCCAGATTGATGACTGTCCCGCAATGAGCTACAAAATACGCTATAAACCGTATCAAATATTGCAAAATGGGCAGTGGCATCAACATGAATGA
- the aat gene encoding leucyl/phenylalanyl-tRNA--protein transferase — protein MTQFITELDPTNYAFPPTEQALQDPNGLLAIGGDLSAERLRRAYQSGIFPWFSEDEPLLWWSPDPRCVFEIETFRTPRSLRKSLRRSGFTISVNQAFDQVIQGCAAPRVTESGTWIVPEMALAYNQLHRQGVAHSIEIWHENALVGGLYGVCSGRQFSGESMFFRMTDASKVALIALISIMHGTGAKWIDCQVTNPHLTSLGAIEVSRADYIEQLNMEICYNTDNTLWQPRNITHQVFDYVGLS, from the coding sequence ATGACCCAATTTATTACCGAATTAGATCCAACTAACTACGCCTTTCCACCAACAGAACAGGCGTTACAGGATCCTAACGGACTGCTGGCTATTGGTGGTGATCTTTCTGCAGAACGCTTAAGACGCGCCTATCAATCAGGTATTTTCCCCTGGTTTTCGGAAGACGAACCTCTATTGTGGTGGTCACCAGATCCCCGTTGCGTATTTGAAATAGAAACGTTCCGCACTCCTCGCAGCCTGCGTAAAAGCCTCCGCCGTAGTGGATTCACCATCTCGGTAAACCAAGCATTTGATCAGGTTATACAAGGTTGTGCAGCGCCAAGGGTAACGGAAAGCGGCACTTGGATCGTGCCAGAGATGGCGCTGGCGTATAACCAGCTACATCGACAGGGGGTCGCCCATTCAATCGAAATCTGGCACGAAAATGCTTTGGTGGGCGGTCTCTATGGTGTCTGCAGTGGCCGCCAGTTCTCCGGTGAGTCGATGTTTTTCCGTATGACCGATGCCAGTAAAGTCGCTTTAATCGCACTTATTAGTATCATGCACGGTACCGGCGCGAAGTGGATAGACTGCCAAGTTACCAATCCTCACCTGACCTCTTTAGGTGCTATAGAGGTCAGCAGAGCTGACTATATCGAACAGCTCAATATGGAGATCTGTTACAACACCGACAACACGTTATGGCAACCCCGCAATATCACCCATCAGGTATTCGATTATGTCGGACTCAGTTAG
- the trxB gene encoding thioredoxin-disulfide reductase, producing MSDVKHARLLILGSGPAGYTAAVYAARANLNPVLITGMQQGGQLTTTTEVENWPGDPKDLTGPALMERMREHAEAFNTEIIFDHIHTAELTQRPFKLTGDAGSYTCDALIICTGASAMYLGLPSEEAFQGRGVSACATCDGFFYRNQKVAVVGGGNTAVEEALYLSNIAAEVHLIHRRDQFRSEKILTDRLMQKVADGNIVLHLDRTLDEVLGDDMGVTGVRIKDTKSDATEELTLQGVFIAIGHKPNTDLFVGQLDMKDGYLKVESGTEGNATQTSTEGIFAAGDVMDHIYRQAITSAGTGCMAALDAERFLDAQ from the coding sequence ATGAGTGACGTGAAACACGCCCGCCTCCTGATACTAGGCTCAGGCCCTGCAGGATATACAGCTGCCGTTTATGCAGCACGCGCTAACCTCAACCCGGTTCTGATCACCGGTATGCAGCAAGGTGGTCAATTAACCACCACGACTGAGGTTGAAAACTGGCCCGGTGATCCAAAGGATCTCACTGGCCCGGCACTGATGGAGCGTATGCGGGAGCATGCTGAAGCCTTCAATACCGAAATCATTTTCGATCATATTCACACCGCTGAACTGACCCAGCGCCCTTTCAAACTAACCGGGGATGCGGGTAGCTACACCTGTGACGCACTGATCATCTGTACCGGTGCATCCGCGATGTATCTGGGTCTACCATCAGAAGAGGCGTTCCAAGGACGTGGTGTTTCTGCCTGTGCGACCTGTGATGGATTCTTTTATCGCAATCAAAAAGTTGCCGTTGTTGGTGGTGGTAACACGGCGGTTGAAGAGGCCCTGTACCTGTCAAATATCGCTGCAGAAGTGCACCTGATCCACCGTCGTGATCAGTTCCGTTCGGAGAAAATCCTGACTGACCGACTGATGCAAAAAGTTGCTGATGGCAATATCGTGCTGCACTTGGATCGGACGTTAGACGAAGTCCTAGGCGACGATATGGGCGTCACCGGTGTACGCATTAAAGACACCAAATCAGACGCTACCGAAGAGCTGACTCTGCAAGGGGTATTTATCGCTATTGGTCATAAGCCAAACACCGACCTATTTGTTGGTCAGCTAGATATGAAAGATGGCTACCTGAAAGTAGAAAGCGGTACAGAAGGAAATGCAACACAAACCAGCACCGAAGGGATCTTTGCCGCTGGTGATGTGATGGATCATATTTACCGCCAGGCGATTACCTCTGCTGGAACGGGTTGTATGGCAGCCTTGGACGCAGAGCGTTTTCTCGACGCACAATAG
- the ald gene encoding alanine dehydrogenase: MIVGIPKEIKNNEFRVAMTPAGVAELVKNGHRVVVETTAGTGSGFADADYQHAGAEILENAEAVFSTAKMIVKVKEPQAVERARLTKEHTLFTYLHLAPDPEQTADLVNSQATCIAYETVTDALGRLPLLAPMSEVAGRMSIQAGAYALEKSRAGRGMLLGGVPGVSPAKVVIIGGGVVGRNAAQMAVGMRADVTILDRSIDVLRAIDAEFDGRVKTIFSTSLALEEQVLAADLVIGSVLIPGAAAPKLVSAEMVKKMKPGAAVVDVAIDQGGCFATAKATTHAEPTYIVDDVVHYCVANMPGAVARTSTYALSNATLPYIIKLANLGAEAALKQDNYLLEGLNVRHGKVTCESVATELGYDFVPALETL; this comes from the coding sequence ATGATTGTCGGCATACCAAAAGAGATTAAAAACAACGAGTTTCGAGTAGCCATGACGCCTGCAGGCGTGGCTGAATTAGTGAAAAATGGGCATCGCGTTGTAGTGGAAACCACAGCAGGCACAGGGAGCGGTTTTGCTGATGCCGACTATCAACATGCTGGCGCAGAGATCCTAGAGAACGCCGAAGCAGTGTTTTCCACTGCCAAGATGATCGTCAAAGTAAAAGAGCCGCAAGCAGTCGAACGCGCACGATTGACCAAAGAGCACACACTTTTCACTTATCTGCATTTGGCGCCGGACCCGGAACAAACAGCAGATCTGGTTAACTCCCAAGCCACCTGTATCGCTTATGAAACCGTAACCGATGCGTTAGGTCGCCTGCCGCTACTGGCGCCAATGTCAGAGGTCGCAGGGCGTATGTCCATCCAAGCTGGAGCCTATGCATTAGAGAAATCTCGCGCTGGCCGCGGCATGTTGCTTGGCGGAGTGCCTGGCGTTAGCCCAGCAAAAGTGGTCATCATTGGTGGCGGCGTGGTTGGCCGAAACGCTGCCCAGATGGCTGTCGGCATGCGCGCTGATGTCACCATACTGGATCGCAGTATTGATGTGCTGCGCGCCATTGACGCTGAATTTGATGGTCGTGTTAAGACCATCTTTTCCACCTCGCTGGCGCTGGAAGAACAAGTACTGGCGGCGGATCTGGTGATCGGCAGCGTGCTGATCCCCGGTGCGGCAGCACCTAAACTAGTCAGTGCAGAAATGGTGAAAAAGATGAAGCCTGGCGCGGCCGTCGTTGACGTCGCCATCGACCAAGGGGGCTGCTTTGCGACTGCGAAGGCCACCACTCACGCAGAACCCACTTACATTGTTGATGATGTCGTGCACTACTGTGTGGCCAATATGCCGGGCGCTGTTGCGCGCACCAGCACCTATGCATTAAGTAACGCAACCCTTCCCTATATCATCAAGCTGGCAAACCTGGGGGCAGAAGCCGCCTTGAAGCAAGATAACTACTTGTTAGAAGGACTTAATGTTCGCCACGGAAAAGTGACCTGTGAATCTGTTGCCACAGAGCTGGGTTACGATTTTGTTCCGGCCCTTGAAACCCTGTGA
- the lrp gene encoding leucine-responsive transcriptional regulator Lrp, protein MQSKQIKTLDRTDRNILRELQQDARVSNVELARRVGLSATPCHERVKRLERDGYIRGYQADLDPFKLGSTLLVFVEITLNREAPDLFEKFNRAVMSLDVLQECHLVSGDFDYLLKARVTDMSEYRRLMSDTLLKLPGVSDSRTYVVMEEVKQRPAVLIT, encoded by the coding sequence ATGCAATCAAAGCAGATTAAAACACTTGATCGTACTGACCGAAATATCCTGCGTGAGCTGCAGCAGGATGCCCGCGTCTCCAATGTGGAGTTGGCGCGTCGTGTTGGATTAAGTGCTACCCCTTGCCATGAGCGGGTCAAACGTTTAGAGCGAGATGGCTATATTCGTGGATACCAAGCAGATCTGGATCCGTTCAAGCTCGGCTCTACGCTATTGGTATTTGTCGAGATCACGCTTAACCGCGAGGCGCCAGATCTGTTTGAGAAATTTAATCGTGCGGTCATGTCGTTAGATGTGTTGCAGGAGTGTCATCTGGTCTCAGGTGACTTCGATTACTTGTTAAAAGCCAGGGTAACGGACATGTCGGAATATCGCCGACTGATGAGTGATACCCTATTAAAACTGCCCGGGGTGAGCGATAGCCGCACCTATGTTGTGATGGAAGAGGTGAAACAACGCCCCGCTGTATTGATTACCTGA